In Chloroflexota bacterium, the sequence GAACACCAACTGTACAAGGAGCAGCCATGAGCACCGAGCGACGCCAGCGGGTCCTGGAGCTTGCCAAGGAGCTGGGGGCGCTGACCTTCGGCGACTTCATCCTCACCTCCGGCCAGCACAGCAGTTACTACTTCGACGGCCGCCTCCTCTCGCTGGACGCCGAGGGCGCCGCGCTTCTCGGCGCGGAGTTCCTCGATGTCGCGAAGGCCTCCGGCGCGACCGCCATCGGCGGCCTCACCCTCGGCGCCGACCCCATCGTCGCCAGCGTCGCCGTCGAGAGCCACCACGCAGGCACCCCCGTCCGCGCCTTCATCGTCCGCAACGAGGCCAAGACGCAC encodes:
- the pyrE gene encoding orotate phosphoribosyltransferase, with translation MSTERRQRVLELAKELGALTFGDFILTSGQHSSYYFDGRLLSLDAEGAALLGAEFLDVAKASGATAIGGLTLGADPIVASVAVESHHAGTPVRAFIVRNEAKTHGAGRLIEGPLPSGASVVIVDDACSTGGSLFQAIAAAEAEGCTVAHVATVIDRHQGGSDEIRRRGYPFTALLESSDDGQVRVVET